A stretch of Triticum aestivum cultivar Chinese Spring chromosome 1D, IWGSC CS RefSeq v2.1, whole genome shotgun sequence DNA encodes these proteins:
- the LOC123180936 gene encoding pentatricopeptide repeat-containing protein At5g08305 — MRPPLLPPHLLRRLDGRTLSTPLLDPLIRTTSSSPSTPHHSFSLYLLLLRSALRPSHLTFPFLGRAAARLASPRLALSLHAHPLRLGLLPWDIYVANSLVHMYAACALPDLARRLFDEIPRPNLVSWNALLDGYAKCHDLLSARCVFDRMPQRDVVSWSAMIDGCVKCGEHREALALFEMMETTGAGNGVRANDITMVSVLGACAHLGDLGRGRQMHRYLQERGFLLNLRLATSLVDMYAKCGAISEALEVFRAMPVTSTDVLIWNAVIGGLAVHGLTMESVQIFQEMQHSGVVPDEITYLGLLSACVHGGLVGEAWRLFRSLEAQGLRPHVEHYACLVDVLGRAGRLEEAYGVVKSMPMEPNVSVLGALLNACHLHGWVELGEVVGRQLVQLQPDHDGRYIGLSNIYAIARRWQEAKKARKVMEERGVKKIPGFSEIDVGGRLHRFIAHDKAHSGSREIYALLNLITVEMKMKDDVVIPEYFCTYR; from the coding sequence ATGCGGCCTCCGCTCCTcccgccgcacctcctccgccgCCTTGACGGCCGCACCCTCTCCACGCCGCTGCTCGACCCCCTCATCCGCACCACCTCTTCCTCGCCCTCCACCCCGCACCACTCCTTCTccctctacctcctcctcctccgctccgcGCTGCGGCCCTCCCACCTCACCTTCCCCTTCCTtggccgcgccgccgctcgcctcgcctccCCGCGCCTCGCCCTCTCGCTCCACGCGCACCCGCTCCGGCTCGGGCTCCTCCCCTGGGACATCTATGTCGCGAACTCTCTCGTCCACATGTACGCGGCCTGCGCCCTCCCGGACCTCGCCCGCCGCCTGTTCGACGAAATACCGCGGCCGAACCTTGTCTCCTGGAATGCACTTCTCGATGGCTACGCCAAGTGCCACGACCTCCTCTCCGCCCGCTGTGTGTTCGACCGGATGCCCCAGCGGGACGTGGTCTCCTGGAGCGCCATGATTGACGGGTGCGTCAAGTGCGGGGAGCATCGTGAGGCGCTGGCGTTGTTCGAGATGATGGAGACCACGGGGGCTGGCAATGGTGTTAGAGCGAATGATATCACAATGGTCAGTGTGCTAGGCGCGTGTGCTCATCTGGGGGACCTTGGGCGGGGAAGGCAGATGCATCGTTACCTTCAGGAGCGTGGCTTCCTGCTGAACCTCAGGCTCGCCACCTCTCTTGTGGACATGTATGCCAAGTGCGGGGCAATCAGCGAGGCGCTTGAGGTGTTTCGGGCCATGCCAGTGACCAGCACCGATGTTCTGATATGGAATGCTGTGATTGGTGGACTTGCAGTGCATGGGTTGACCATGGAGTCGGTGCAGATTTTCCAGGAGATGCAACATTCTGGTGTTGTGCCAGATGAGATCACATACCTTGGTTTGTTAAGTGCTTGCGTACATGGTGGTCTAGTGGGTGAGGCCTGGAGGTTATTTCGCTCACTTGAAGCTCAAGGGCTCAGACCACATGTCGAGCACTATGCTTGTCTTGTAGATGTGCTTGGTCGAGCGGGCCGCTTGGAGGAAGCATATGGTGTTGTTAAGAGTATGCCAATGGAACCCAATGTGTCTGTACTTGGTGCTCTCTTGAATGCATGCCATCTGCATGGATGGGTAGAGTTAGGGGAGGTAGTCGGCAGGCAGCTTGTCCAATTGCAGCCAGATCATGATGGCAGGTACATTGGGTTGTCCAATATCTATGCTATTGCTAGGCGGTGGCAAGAGGCAAAGAAAGCAAGAAAGGTGATGGAGGAGAGAGGAGTGAAAAAGATCCCTGGGTTTAGCGAGATTGATGTCGGTGGAAGGCTCCACAGGTTTATTGCCCATGACAAGGCTCATTCTGGCTCAAGAGAGATATATGCGTTGCTTAATCTTATAACGGTGGAGATGAAAATGAAGGATGATGTTGTCATTCCAGAATACTTCTGTACATACAGATAG